In Raphanus sativus cultivar WK10039 chromosome 5, ASM80110v3, whole genome shotgun sequence, the following proteins share a genomic window:
- the LOC108858332 gene encoding putative F-box protein At1g67623 encodes MSNLASLPPSILHKILSKVATCHIRDFDSARIAFSGFNQIGRDDYFYRSADLIHFNDWIYEVNAVRKFRLMCYQTGNPEATYFRGMYEYFYLHLLDQGREKIHLAAERGLLLAKYVDGMLNLAFSVDDGRLVHNYPNFTREFADRLYYMIMNNICSAHCGYEKPEVFTSLLQRIKPWSVSKDCLCSAVEEPVFVESLDGSRTQWICDRCFWQCAV; translated from the coding sequence ATGTCGAACTTGGCTTCTCTCCCTCCTTCCATCCTCCATAAGATTCTCTCAAAGGTAGCAACATGTCACATCCGGGACTTCGATAGTGCTAGAATTGCTTTCTCCGGGTTTAATCAAATCGGCAGAGATGACTACTTCTACCGATCTGCTGATCTCATTCACTTCAATGATTGGATTTATGAGGTTAATGCTGTAAGAAAATTCAGACTTATGTGCTACCAAACCGGTAATCCAGAGGCCACCTACTTCCGCGGTATGTATGAGTACTTCTACCTCCATTTACTTGATCAAGGAAGAGAGAAAATCCATCTTGCTGCTGAGAGAGGATTGTTGTTAGCCAAGTATGTAGATGGAATGCTCAACTTAGCGTTTAGTGTAGATGATGGAAGGTTGGTTCACAACTATCCTAACTTCACTCGTGAATTTGCTGATCGGCTGTATTACATGATCATGAATAATATATGCTCAGCCCATTGTGGTTATGAAAAACCTGAGGTGTTTACGTCTCTACTGCAAAGAATAAAGCCTTGGTCCGTCTCAAAGGATTGCCTGTGCTCCGCAGTAGAAGAACCGGTGTTTGTAGAGTCCTTAGATGGATCAAGAACACAGTGGATATGCGATCGTTGTTTCTGGCAATGTGCAGTTTGA